CTGAATACACATAAATAATTTGGAGAATCAAAGTGCTGGACATTTGCCAATTCTAGTCTGTTCTCCTTTTTGACAGGACTACCTCTGAATTCTCGGTTCTGACTCTTTAAaatgaacatttgttgagtgGAGCATGTGGTGCTGGATGGCGAGCTGTGGTTCAGCAACGGACCACAAGAGAAACTGAAGCGGAGAAGTCTGTTAGTCACAGGTCCTGAAGGAAGTCCCCAGCACACCTCGAGAGGTCACACTGAAGGTCAAGGCagggtgcagagagagagaaaggcagcaCCTGGGGCACGTGCCTTTGTTGGGGCCCGTGGATGGAATGCTTTGGGGTTCCTGAGCTAGGGTTGGACTGATCAATTTAAACCAAAAAGAGTGGGGTTTTGGTAAGTTCTATGAGGCGTCTAATCTAAGGCGGGCACAAAGGGAAGACCCTGGGAGGTGGGAACACTGCTGGGAAGTCATATCAGGAACTTACATTTGCATACATCTGAGGGCTGCTGTTTAGGGCACACGCTTGCATGAGGGGCTGGTGTCAGTTTAAGGGCCCCAAAGGCCGCTTGGCCAAAGAAAATGGGTGCCAGGCAGCGACACCGTGGAATAGCTTAGCTCAATTCTCAACGATCTCCCAGACCAATACACAAAATGATTTTCTCACTCATTACAAAGCAGAACAAGCCTAGAAggaatcgttaaaaaaaaaagaggataacACAGGAGGTGTCCCTTTCCTGTTTCTCATAAGGACGCTGAATGTGTTTGCTAATTCCTAGAGCATGGAGCATGTTTTTGGAAACCCAAAGGCAGTCAAAGACTCTTgaaaaggaaaacctcatgaaaaaattctctttttgtgACTTCAAATTCGTTGTACCGTTCATATAGCTGGCCGTTTGCTGGCTGTCGGGATCGAGTTCTTCCAGTGCCCCAGATGTGTGTGGGTGTAAAGGATGCAGGCGTTATGAAAACTTCTGCTTCTGTTtgggataaaaatgaaaactagacaAGACTACTATAACGAATTCTAATTCATACCGGCTTTGGGAAACCAGTTGCCAAGGAACTTAACACCACAGGGACTTGGGGAAATGTGAGCCTTGAAGAGCTGGCCCTGACTGTTTGCCCCCATTTTTATCACCATTCCTGAGAATAAGTTTTATTCACAATATTCCACCTGGTATGGGCTACAGAGAGAACCAGAAGTACTTTCGAGATGAGGAAAGGTCATTATAGCGTGCCGAACATGAACTGGAGGCAGAGTAATTTCCCGGTACTTCTTCCCCAGGTGACCCGACCAACCTTAAACACGACTGCTCCTCGTGAGACAGGGAAGGCTCGGCCGTGTGCTCAGGCCTGTCTTATTAGTTTAATGTTTATGGTTAACACACATGGGcttaggaatttattttggtgCATCATAGCACTAATAAAATAGGGTAGAGATGTTAACAGCGTTTGATGAGTGTCTGAGTTCAGAATACTTCTTAACACGCTTATGATCACAATCAGTGTCATTCAATATAGACCATCCACCGTCTGCTGTGTTgagaaaagagagattttttttcaccataagaaattatgcatacataagataaaatttaccGGATTAACCATTTGAAGCGTACATTTTCAAGTGCACTCACATTATTGTGCAGCCatttctcccacccacccccagaaCTTCTGCATCATCCCAGACTGAAATTGCACCTGTTAAACACTTGCCCCCATTGTGCCTCTCTCAGACCTGGCAACCACCGCTCAACTGTCCGCCTTTATTAATTCGACTCCTCCAGTCACCGCACatcagtggaatcatatagtatttgtcttttgtaattgtctgatttcacttagcataacgtcctcaagcttcatccatgttgtcagaatttttgtcctttttagagccaaataatatttcactgtgtgtgtatagcacatcttctttgtccattcatctgtcaatgggcacttgggttgcttccaccttcggctactgtgaataatgctgccatgaacgtGAGTGTACCAATATCTGTTCAAAATGAGGTCTCTCTCTTTTGGGAAAGGCAGGGCAAATGGGAAAAATTCATGCTTTCTTGAGTTATTATGACTCAAAATTACCCTAAACCCGTTTTTCAGGTTTTGAAAAGAAGATGTCACAATTAATGAAGAGCCTGAAAAATGTGAGTGGAATATATTaggtggcttttttcccccctaacaATATAAGGGAAGTGAAACCAAACAACACTGAATCTTTAGAGAGTTGCCATGCTAATATTAgatgataattaaaaaaattttaaataagagatTCATCTGGCCCTGTGGACGAGTGTTGAGTTAGAAATAATCTCACCCTGGCTTTTATGGTCCTAGATGGTAAGATTTCAAAATCCAGAGGGCAGAATACTTATAGAAACCTGAGGAAAACCTAAATAAGAACCTTGTGAAGTCACTAACTATAACCATGAGATTATAGAAGTTTGCTAATATtgcttattatattatttatgagAGGAAATAGTGTACGTTTAtgtgtgaatttttgtttttcatttttcatggtTACCCTAACGAAACAACagctagccctggtggcctagtggttaagagccGGTGCGCTCACTGCCACGGCCTGGGTTTGtctcctggtcagggaaccacacacccgtctgtctgtctgttgtcACATTGTGGTGGCTGCTGttgccatgatgctgaaagctgtgcaccagtatttcaaataccagcagggtcatccatggtggacaggtttcagtggagcttccaaactaagacagactagaaagaaggacctggacacccactttggaaaaaaatggccctgaaaaccctgtgaatagcagcggagcatcgTCTGATAGAGAGTGAGAACGGGAGAGGACGGCGCAGAAAGACCAGCCAGGGTTCCTCTCCAGTgcccacagggtcgctaggactCGGAATCCACTCTACGGcaccaacaacaaaacaaaacagccatGGTTAGATATCTACAGACTGGAAATATAAACTCCGGAATAATGGAAGCAACGAGGTTCTTATGCAAGAGTGATGTGGGCGTTCAGGTGCAAGAGTTTCTTTCAAAAACAGGCTGGCAGCCGCCCCTGCCCTCGCGGAGGCAGCCCCGGGGATCGGAAGGCTGCGGCGGCCCACAGTTAGCCTCGTGGCCGGCAGATGGCAGCACAGAGAGCCTGTCCAAGTCGCCGCGGGCTCCGAGCTGAACTAAGGGCCTTCGAGCAACGGCTCAGCGAGCTACGATAGCAAGCGGCAGAGAGAGCTCTTGGTAAGTGAGTAAGCCTCTTGAAGAAGTGAAAAAGGCCAAGCTAACCAGCAGTCTTAGGTCTTTTCTTGGCAAAAGCCTATTATCTTTCACGATTTAGCTTTTTGTTCCTGAAGATCTCACCCAAAAACTATTTCATGCCCTGAATCCTTTTTGTAGTGCTTTGCTGTGCCTGTCATATCCAGCTTGTCACATACTGCAACCTCCTTATACACATCTGCCCTCTACATTGTGTCCTCCTTTTTAAACATCTTTGTGTGTGCCAGGGGCCTAGAACAATGCTCTCCACATATGAGAAGCTCAATGAATGTGTTTTTATGGATAATGAAATGGTAAATAcacttatatatttttctaagataATTCACAAAGTTTGTCATAATATCTTTACTATTAAGATAAAAAATTGTGAACTAGATGCAGGTAAGTACATTTATCCTTAAAACTCCAAACTTAAATCACATGGGTAAACGAACTCATGTTAAACTTGAAGAAAACCTTTGGTGGCATTCCATATTCAACATTTTTATTGGCTTAAGTGAATATAGAGAAAGAAGCCTCATTAAACTGACAGATGACATAAAGTTGGAAGGAATTGCTAATAAAGTGAATACGGGGCTCAAAAAGATCTGGATGAACCAGACGGATGAGCCAAAATCAGCAAGATGAAATTTAACAGGGAAAATGTAAAACCCTGAATTCAGGTTAGAGTAATCCACATGACATGCATTACAAAGGGAAGACCTGGTTTCATAGGAGGTGggggggaagggagcaggaagagaaggggagggggagtaGTCTTTgtgaaaagctggaaacaatgtAATTGCTAATTAATAAGGAAATAGTTAACTTATGGCTCATTCTACGGAATATCGTACATCTCTTAAAAAGAGCAAGTTAGATCTATACATACTGATCTGGAAAGATTTCCAAGGCATATTACCAAATGAGAAATTATCACGGAAAAAATTACacaagaaatgcaaatcaaaatggtTATGTATGctcgtgtgtatatatatataagtaccTGCAATTGCATAGAAGAAAGACTGGAAGGATATACATCAAGATGTTAATACTGAACTTCTGAGCAGGGCTGTGAAATGAGACTTTCACTTTTGATTTTATGTacttctttatttaattttaaatgtaaatatatttacatattaattctATAATAACGTAAGTCACATTGGTGGCCTTTTAACTGAAAATGAGGAAAGGTGAAGAGGCAGTTAAAAAGCTAACTCAAAGTGCCTTGGTAATAACGTCTGTCCAGAGCAGTCGCCCCACTGCTCGGCCATCCTGAAAAGCTGCACCTCGTGCTGGGCACCATCTCCCTTCTAAGAGGACACTGATGTATGGAAGTGCATCTGCTGCCTTGAGGGGGAGCCAGGAAACTCGGGGCACAGGTACCACTGCTTCACTGCCAGTGGTCAgagaatgtattttattctttcttaccTGTCTGTACCTAGTAGGTAGGGAAACAGAAGTTGcttaatattgaatgaatgaatgaatgaatggccaaGCGGGGAATGTGGAGCCGTGGAGCTGGAGAATAAGTTTGATAATGAACTTGGATCTATTTTCAGCTATTTAAGGTTCTTAAGTGGAAAATATACTTACTTTGGGTCCACCAGAGGGCAGAACAGATGCTGGAGAGCAGATTCTATAAGCCGGCCGATTTCAGCACAACAGTAACGAAACCTCCTGGCGGCCCacgggccccagcccctcctctggccTCATCTCCCATTCTTCCTGTGACTCTGGGTGCTGGCCTTTCTCACTCACTGCACTGCTCTTCCCTAAGAGCTCCTTTTGGCTGGATTCCTTGTTCGCTTTTGGTCTCTTAGAAGAGAAGACTTCTCTGGCTCCCCTACACTAAATAGCAATTTTCTTTGCCCCCTGCACTTCCTAGCTCCCTTCTGTTGTTGAAGTTTTCTCATTGCGCTTGTCTGCAGCACACAGAATCCACAGCATCTGTTCTAGTCTGCCCCtcaacatgaaggcagagattttattttgctcacaGTTCTGCTGCCCAGTACTCCTGGCActcagtactcaataaatattggctgagTAAATGAAGAAAGATGTGCAGGAGTGGAATGGAGTGTCTCAAGCAGTGGAGACTGCCTCCTTAACCCTGTCAACGTTGGGGAAGATGGGTAGCCCTATGGTGTTGGCTACTATCTTCAGGAATTCAATGTACTAGGAGAATTCTAGACTCcactccacatcctcagtgtggcAGGACCATTTCCACAGGTCTTCAAGCTTGACATGTCATCTCCCTGAGCTGCACCCTCCTGAGCCCTTCAGCAGGAATACTGTGCCCAGCAGGCCAGCTCCTTTGTGGTGCTGCTGGGAGGGTTAATGAGAACATATACATGGAGCGCTTGGTAACGTGCATGTAAGGTAGTTAGAGACCTAACCAGGTGAATCAAAGCCTTCTTCCTCATGCTGCTGATTTTCCTCTAACTACAGGGTAATACGGCTGTCATCACCTGACCTTGTTGTGCTGTGGTATTCCCTCAGTCACTCCTCTCCCGTCCTACATGGCtaatctctcctcctcctctaatgGACTTATCTCAGCCTTTGTgtaaatgtgctttttttttcaagCTTCCAGCTTATCAAGGTTTGCTTGAGTCATTCCTATCTAAAATATCATCCCTCATCTTTCCAGCTTGGGATGTATCTGATGGAAAACAGATGCCAATAATATTTTACTTAGTGCTTTTAAATAAACTATCATATTTGACTGCCGTTAGCCTTGGCAGGTATTCAGTGAGcccattttaagatgaggaaactgagatctggAGAAATAAGTGAGCTCCTGTCTCCCCGCCACAGACCCCTCTCAGTGCCGTGCCTGCTGCTCTCGAGTTGCTTGTTTAGCTTAGTGAGAGCAGCGATGGGCAGCGTAGGCCCGGCCACCCTCTAGAGCACTATGTTTGTCCTGAGTCAGCCCTGACCCACTCACACCAATTGTGACCCACTTTTTGACAGCTGCACCTCTACGGAAGAGTTGTCTGAGATCCTGATTCTCAGTTTCTCAATAAACCGCGTACAAGGTGGAATTAGCAGCTGGGACGTGCCTGCTACCTCGTGAACTCCCAGAGGTCACGTCCACGGGTGCTCAGCCAGCGCTGGAGGCTCTCCGCAGGCTGGCCCACATCAGCCGTGGACCCGACACAGCCAAGTGGACAGAGTCCTTTGGGGGaatctttaacaacaacaaaagaagagcTTTTTCTTACCTGGTACAAACTGTAAATTGATGAATCGAGATATATATTAAGGGCGACCATTTTCAGAGTTTAGGCTCTAATTTTCGGGTGTGTGGCCAGACCTCTCTATAAGTTCTTAAAAGTGGTCATTAGTAGTCTGTAATTAGTTTGACCCAGTCTTTTAATGCCTTGAGAATAACAATCTCCATAGCTTGTAGGAGTGAACACAGCGATGTGAAAGTTGCGTGCTGTTTAACAGGCCATGTGCAGAGCACTCTGGAAGGGAGCCGGGGACTATCTCTTATCCTTTTTCTATCAACTGGATGAAAGCTGACtggtttttgtccttttaaaTCCATAAAAATACTCACAATTATTGATGTGTAAGATGCTTTGAAGTCCTTAGATGGAAGGCTCATCCTATCAAAAGGACAGAGCCATTGTTGGCTGTCGTGGGGACAGTGCCTGAGGGACAGGCAGGCCCGCAGGTGGCAGCAGACACTCATACATACAGGGACAGGATGGCCTGTTGGGTTTATTTCCCATGGAAGTGGGCACCAAAGAATAAAAAGGAGTTTCATAAGACAGCTTTGGTTACATACAAATATACAGGAAGAAAATCCCATAGAAAAAGACACCTCATAGAATTTTTCTCATGCCTCAGCCAACCCTCACCAtgaataacattttaaagtgtCAGCTTCCATGATTCTTCTAGGAGCCAAACTGGCCATGTGAAGCCAACTCAGCATTCTCCAAGCTACAAATCCAGTCCATACACCATACTATGCAAGTGTCCATCGAAAACCTGGGAGAGGTGAGCATGGGGTTGgacagaaaaaaacctttctttttctcttaccaGTCAATCTTTCCAGTGACAGAAGCTCTTCTGTAACTGGGGCAAAAGACTCCCAGAATGGTGGACAGACACCCTGGTAACTTACCTCTTTGGTGTtatgaaacataaaatattaacatacTTATACAAAACTGGCTACAGATGAAATTAAAATCTGCTATTCTATTAAAAACTGCAATAGATTTTAAAtaacttatatttttaatatttaaatgacatttgagacattacaaaattattttagttacaAGCATGTAATTAAAGCTATTATTTGGTATTACACAGCGTTTTTATAACGCTATTCCTGGCAACACGAAAATGTTTACACTCATTGAAGTATGTTGAATACCATTTGTTGGAAACCATATCAGGCATAATGATAATATTAGGGTTCAATTTGTTCTATAGAACTGCTAAACATTTATCTAAACcctagtttctattttttttaaaatgtctattaattctattttcacttaaaaaactCAATGTTGAAGAGGGAAACAAACTTTCGAAGCAGACAAAACTCATTTTTAATCATCAGAATGTAGAGTCTAGTCTTTCCAtctgttctttaaaaatagtaccaccccccccccccccccaatttgtTCTGCACCATGATGTGTACTGTGGCAATAAAAGGTCCCAGGTAGCCTCTTTACATCAGCGTTCCTCGCGTTTACCACAGTGATGGAGAAGGCACACActgtgaagggagggagggcgtctggagccagactgctgtTGGCAGTTGGTGGTGGTACCTCCAGTCTGTATTTCTTATGCAAAATTAGACCTAGATTTATAAAATGAGGCCATTTGCTATCTAAGCCATCACTAAGAACTTGTAGTTTGTTGCCCTTGAGGGAGGCTAAAATGTTTTTATGTACTACATACCACTATTAGCATAGTGGACAGCCTCTCAGTGGCACTGCAGATTATGCATAACTCTAAGgccatattttaaattaaatgatagtACCTAATTAGACACCATTTACATATCACAATCAGAGCCTTCGAAATAGGAGAGACATATAATAGTTTTCAGAACATCTTGTAGATTAAAAGAAATgtcttattttaaagttttcacttaaaaaaagtaTAACAGTTTGAAGCATTAACCTTGTCCATCGTTAAGAGACTAAAACTtccaaagcaaataaaagaaCCAAGATTCTCTATGTTTACTTTTAATTCAGGAAAAACGACAAAGGGAACCCTAAGAGGAGCAACTGGACCTTCTTAGTGTTCCCTTTGGGACCTGgcatttctctcccttcctcaaagaaagaaataaacgCCGATATCTTCTGTTAAAATATGAAAGTACCTAACACATATAACCCCTGCCAACACCGGGTTCCATTGAAACTAATTTTAGTAAAAATCAATACAGGCACAGAATTAGCCTCTGCTTTGAAGCTTTAGGAGAGTGCAGCTTCGTCGGAGGCGTGTGGAATTTCATGTGAATCTACAGTAGTTTCCAAGGGTTGCACTTAAGACAAGAACTTTTATGAGGAATGCTGGTGACTGTGCTTTGGCCGATAAGCACAGGCGCCTCATCCTTTCATGCTCTCTCTTATCTGATAGCTCAGTAATGTGTTAAACTGGTTTTTTTGACTTTCCAGAACAATATCTAATTAGCAAATAacacaattcagtgacatttagcAGTATGCAAATTCCAGACACTGCTATCATGAAAACCGTAAAGACAGTCTTTTCTGTGGGCCTGGAAACGAAGCAGTCCACTGTATTGGGACAAGGCCACGCGTTACACTTCACCAAACGCTGCATGGCGAACCCGTCATACATGACATAGAAGACATACATGAAGACAGCCTCAAAGATGACCCGGAAGAAGATGCTGCTGGTGTATGTCCACCACAGTGACCCTTCGATACGGACCTTCTGGCTTTTGATCTCTTCGATGTCTTTAAATtcactctttatctctcctttaatgaacttcctcttcttttcatgtCTCCGGTAGGCAACATGCATGGCCACCAAGAGAGCTGGCGTGGACACGAAGATCAGCTGAAGAGCCCACAGTCGGATGTGAGAGATGGGGAAATAGTGATCGTAGCAGACATTTTTGCACCCTGGCTGTAAAGTGTTGCAGACAAAATCGGCTTGCTCATCTCCCCACACTTCCTTTGCAGCTACAACAAGGATCATAATTCGGAAAATGAAAAGGACAGTGAGCCAGATTTTCCCAATACTGGTGGAGTGTTTATTGACACCCCCCAGAATAGTCTGCAATGTGCTCCAATCCATCTTCTCCTCTGGGCAGTGTGCACTGGAAAAGACAAGATGAACACAGGACAGAGGTGAGTAGTCGGGACAGAACCTGGGATGGCTCTCTGGGTCTCAGGTAAGTAAGCACTCTTCCTGAGTAAATACCAGCTCTTACACAACCTCACTAAAAAAGGTGAAAACAAAACCGACTTAGTTTGCCATAGGATTCAATGTATAGTTTCCAAACCACCTTGGACATGTTTCACGTGCTCTCTAACAAACAGCAGCTCATTCACCTGAGTAATTCACCCAATCTTCAGCACATCATAaaaatttgggggaggggagaaagcacCACTAGCAGGAGAAGTCACTAACTTTAAGTTAGTGGGTTAACTAATAGTGCTGATGGAACTGTCCATAGACACCCCCTGGGTCTTCCCGGCCCGCACAAGTCCCTCAGCGCCCGAGCAGCATTCCACAGCCGCATCGGCTCGCCAGCCTCAAGCTCTGGACAGTACCGCTGGGCCTGACACCACTGGACTTCACCAGCAGGACCCACCCTGCCTTGGAGGCCAAGTCTCCCTGCAGAG
Above is a genomic segment from Equus caballus isolate H_3958 breed thoroughbred chromosome 17, TB-T2T, whole genome shotgun sequence containing:
- the GJB2 gene encoding gap junction beta-2 protein, whose translation is MDWSTLQTILGGVNKHSTSIGKIWLTVLFIFRIMILVVAAKEVWGDEQADFVCNTLQPGCKNVCYDHYFPISHIRLWALQLIFVSTPALLVAMHVAYRRHEKKRKFIKGEIKSEFKDIEEIKSQKVRIEGSLWWTYTSSIFFRVIFEAVFMYVFYVMYDGFAMQRLVKCNAWPCPNTVDCFVSRPTEKTVFTVFMIAVSGICILLNVTELCYLLIRYCSGKSKKPV